A window of Exiguobacterium sp. FSL W8-0210 contains these coding sequences:
- a CDS encoding YkvA family protein, translating into MEFTPGDFKSAYTYFHRQALDLVGDEKAQQELLVRAEIGLAHLTQDIASTESSDIEREAELVLYFQLKQLLEMLRALYQKKFEMHAEQEQLLLTAVLYFTSPVDALPDDNVLGLFDDAQIVETIYEELAADVDRFQHME; encoded by the coding sequence ATGGAATTCACACCCGGCGATTTTAAATCGGCCTATACGTATTTTCACCGACAGGCACTCGACCTCGTTGGTGATGAAAAAGCACAGCAAGAATTGTTAGTTCGAGCAGAAATCGGACTTGCGCACTTGACGCAAGATATCGCGTCTACAGAAAGCTCGGACATCGAACGCGAGGCAGAACTCGTCCTTTATTTTCAATTAAAACAACTGCTTGAAATGCTTCGTGCTCTCTATCAGAAAAAATTCGAAATGCATGCGGAGCAGGAACAATTGTTATTGACGGCCGTTCTGTACTTCACGTCTCCTGTTGACGCCTTACCGGACGATAACGTCCTCGGGCTCTTCGATGATGCACAAATCGTCGAAACGATTTATGAAGAACTGGCTGCAGACGTCGATCGCTTTCAACATATGGAATGA
- a CDS encoding aminopeptidase: MPTQAELQQYASLAVRTGINLQPGQQLEVRAGIENLPLVREITRVAYEVGATQVYVQWSDDEMTKIRYFDAPEESFDTFPDWLKARYDQLAEEKTAFLSVVSEDPDLLNGVDSSRIARANKAAGVALANWRKFVMSDNVSWCVVAAPSESWAKKVFPDSENAVEELWSAILKATRADQADPVAAWADHDHNLRSKAKFLTEKKYKTLHYTAPGTELSIELPERHVWLGGGGPNADGVDFIANLPTEEVFTLPKKTGVNGHVSSTKPLSYSGNLIDEFTLWFENGKIVKAEAKQGQEALDDLISLDEGARYLGEVALVPHRSPISDSGILFYNTLFDENASCHLAIGRAYSTCLENGPSLSAEELEAQGANDSMTHVDFMIGSADLSIEGELADGTRESVMRDGNWSI, from the coding sequence ATGCCGACACAAGCAGAATTACAACAATACGCGTCTTTAGCCGTGCGTACGGGAATTAATCTACAACCAGGACAACAACTCGAGGTGCGTGCAGGAATCGAAAATTTGCCGCTCGTTCGTGAAATCACGCGTGTCGCCTACGAAGTAGGAGCTACGCAAGTATATGTACAATGGTCAGATGATGAGATGACGAAAATCCGTTATTTCGATGCACCGGAAGAGTCGTTTGATACGTTCCCGGATTGGTTAAAAGCACGTTACGACCAACTGGCAGAAGAAAAGACTGCGTTCTTATCAGTCGTCAGTGAAGATCCAGATTTATTGAATGGCGTGGACTCGAGCCGAATCGCACGTGCGAATAAAGCAGCCGGTGTCGCTCTTGCTAATTGGCGGAAGTTCGTCATGAGTGACAATGTCAGCTGGTGTGTCGTAGCAGCACCTTCTGAAAGCTGGGCGAAGAAAGTATTCCCTGATTCAGAGAATGCTGTTGAAGAGCTCTGGTCAGCTATTTTAAAGGCTACACGTGCCGATCAAGCGGATCCGGTCGCTGCATGGGCGGATCATGATCATAATCTGCGTTCAAAAGCAAAATTCCTGACAGAGAAGAAATACAAAACATTGCACTACACAGCTCCAGGAACAGAATTATCAATCGAATTACCAGAACGTCATGTTTGGTTAGGTGGCGGTGGTCCGAATGCAGATGGTGTTGATTTCATCGCGAATCTGCCGACAGAAGAAGTGTTCACGTTACCAAAAAAGACAGGTGTCAACGGACACGTCTCGAGCACAAAACCGCTTAGCTATAGTGGGAACTTGATTGATGAGTTCACACTCTGGTTCGAGAACGGAAAAATCGTTAAAGCGGAAGCGAAACAGGGTCAAGAAGCATTAGATGACTTGATTTCACTTGATGAAGGTGCACGTTATCTCGGAGAAGTTGCGCTCGTGCCGCACCGTTCGCCGATTTCTGACTCGGGTATCCTATTCTATAATACATTGTTTGATGAAAATGCTTCGTGCCACTTAGCGATTGGTCGTGCGTACTCGACGTGTCTCGAAAATGGTCCAAGCCTTTCAGCAGAAGAATTAGAAGCACAAGGCGCGAACGACTCGATGACGCATGTCGACTTCATGATTGGATCAGCGGATCTATCGATTGAAGGAGAACTTGCAGACGGAACGCGTGAATCAGTCATGCGTGACGGAAACTGGTCAATCTAA
- the murB gene encoding UDP-N-acetylmuramate dehydrogenase, translating to MTEQVMTGLYEGISKESVLINEPLKYHTYTKMGGIADLFIIPTSYEETAFVVRYAYEQGIPLTLLGNGSNLVVRDGGIRGIVLSFEKLTDISVEGHELVAQSGAAIIEASRVAYAHQLSGLEFACGIPGTIGGALIMNAGAYGGEVKDCLHSATVLTRQGELLNISHDELELGYRTSCFSKKEYIILEGRFALTEGDPALIKEVMDDLTHKRETKQPLEYPSCGSVFKRPEGYFAGKLIQDSNLQGTRIGGAEVSKKHAGFIVNVENASASDYIALIRHVQETVQEKFGILLETEVKIIGEEA from the coding sequence ATGACTGAACAAGTAATGACGGGACTGTATGAAGGCATTTCAAAAGAGTCCGTACTAATCAATGAACCTTTAAAATATCATACGTATACAAAAATGGGAGGAATCGCGGATTTATTCATCATCCCAACTTCTTATGAAGAAACAGCTTTTGTCGTCCGATACGCTTACGAACAAGGTATTCCCTTGACGTTGCTTGGAAACGGATCGAATCTTGTCGTACGTGATGGCGGCATTCGCGGCATTGTCCTCTCCTTTGAGAAGTTAACCGATATCTCGGTCGAAGGACATGAGCTCGTCGCTCAAAGTGGCGCAGCAATCATCGAAGCGTCTCGTGTAGCTTACGCGCATCAGCTCAGCGGTCTTGAATTCGCTTGTGGGATTCCAGGAACGATTGGTGGCGCATTGATCATGAATGCGGGAGCATACGGTGGTGAAGTCAAGGATTGCCTCCATAGCGCTACTGTATTGACACGGCAAGGAGAACTGTTGAACATTTCGCATGATGAACTCGAACTGGGATACCGGACAAGTTGCTTCTCGAAGAAAGAATACATCATCCTCGAAGGTCGATTTGCCTTAACAGAGGGTGACCCAGCACTAATCAAGGAAGTCATGGATGATTTGACGCATAAGCGAGAAACGAAACAACCACTCGAGTACCCTTCTTGTGGTAGCGTCTTTAAACGTCCAGAAGGCTATTTTGCAGGGAAGCTGATTCAAGATAGCAACTTACAGGGAACACGCATCGGTGGTGCTGAAGTGTCCAAGAAACACGCTGGTTTCATCGTCAACGTCGAGAATGCGTCAGCATCCGACTATATCGCGCTCATTCGTCATGTCCAAGAAACCGTTCAAGAAAAATTCGGTATCTTACTTGAGACAGAAGTGAAAATCATCGGTGAAGAAGCATAA
- a CDS encoding GNAT family N-acetyltransferase — protein sequence MESERLWMRPFEEEDFSFYKSLVQNEQVMRYINGGTALSEDEAREWFERQLERYSDERQTGFLLLFIKETNEPIGFAGLLMQEVDGKEELEVGYWLEPKHWKVGYGREAAKRLMMEAFNRGHDRIISIIHPDNRASQNVARANGLNWEKDTVFRDVPVTIYVGQLSRLCRN from the coding sequence ATGGAAAGTGAACGTTTATGGATGCGACCGTTCGAAGAAGAGGATTTTAGTTTTTATAAGTCACTTGTCCAAAATGAGCAAGTCATGCGTTATATCAATGGAGGCACTGCCTTAAGTGAAGATGAGGCACGAGAGTGGTTCGAACGGCAATTGGAGCGATATTCGGATGAGCGACAAACTGGTTTTTTACTGTTGTTCATAAAAGAAACGAATGAACCGATTGGCTTTGCCGGATTATTGATGCAGGAAGTGGATGGGAAAGAAGAGTTAGAAGTCGGTTATTGGCTCGAACCAAAGCACTGGAAAGTCGGTTATGGTCGTGAAGCAGCAAAACGATTAATGATGGAGGCGTTCAATCGAGGGCATGATCGAATCATCTCGATCATTCATCCCGATAATCGTGCTTCGCAAAATGTCGCTCGTGCCAACGGGCTGAACTGGGAAAAAGATACGGTGTTTAGAGATGTTCCCGTCACGATTTATGTTGGACAACTATCACGACTTTGTCGTAACTAA
- a CDS encoding GNAT family N-acetyltransferase: protein MYEFNFASFHSMTPDTLYALLKLRTDIFVVEQECAYPELDDQDQQATHLIVRSESGQIVGCLRMYNHPTKGVAIGRVAVHRDHRSVGLARQMMERAMVHLQKEAAIYLQAQAHLEGFYGSFGFETVSDPYLEDDIPHVDMQFHVKDSKKDFTSTMDEPMNK, encoded by the coding sequence ATGTACGAATTTAACTTCGCGTCTTTTCATTCCATGACACCTGATACCTTATATGCACTTTTGAAATTACGAACGGATATCTTCGTCGTCGAGCAGGAGTGCGCGTATCCGGAGCTAGATGATCAAGATCAACAAGCGACACACCTAATCGTACGGAGTGAGAGCGGTCAAATCGTCGGATGCCTTCGGATGTATAATCATCCTACAAAAGGAGTAGCGATTGGACGGGTAGCTGTTCATCGTGATCACCGATCGGTTGGGTTAGCGAGACAAATGATGGAGAGAGCGATGGTACATTTGCAGAAAGAAGCTGCGATCTACTTACAGGCACAAGCACACCTAGAAGGGTTTTACGGATCGTTTGGTTTCGAAACCGTATCCGACCCTTATTTAGAAGATGATATTCCACATGTGGACATGCAGTTTCACGTAAAGGATTCGAAAAAAGACTTCACGTCAACGATGGATGAACCGATGAATAAGTAG
- a CDS encoding GNAT family N-acetyltransferase, with protein MYYNQLSHVQRRHVHQLLQYHQKAYDFSYFQPLEDCQWVYLESGQVKATLGYHVVHDVVHFMNSAFHDIKAFRHLAILLHLHAVRQGCRQIHVQVSPPHDLSLTSIWKELGYSLYAEQFRLIGLSEGQPATLRLKAVHAQNQDTYLALRNDALQGTHHFFPYQVSDLDKLIQRKAIPYLVYDKQLIVGTLLFQKQGQNIRLLEITCLPELRRQGYGSRILHAFQEKLRRANIQTFEVFFLSTQQDVLRLYHPSMFCDIQLTSHWHTFSTDQPPLII; from the coding sequence GTGTATTACAATCAATTGTCTCATGTTCAAAGGCGACACGTCCATCAACTTCTTCAGTACCATCAAAAGGCATATGATTTTTCATATTTTCAGCCGCTTGAAGATTGTCAATGGGTCTACCTCGAATCCGGTCAGGTGAAAGCGACGCTCGGATATCATGTCGTGCATGACGTCGTTCACTTTATGAACAGCGCCTTTCATGACATCAAAGCCTTTCGTCATCTGGCTATTTTGCTACACTTACATGCCGTTCGACAAGGATGCCGGCAGATACATGTACAAGTCTCTCCGCCGCATGATCTTTCTTTAACTTCGATTTGGAAAGAGCTTGGTTATAGTTTATATGCCGAACAGTTTCGTTTAATTGGACTCTCAGAAGGACAGCCTGCTACGCTACGTTTGAAAGCTGTTCATGCACAGAATCAAGATACTTATCTCGCACTTCGTAACGATGCCCTTCAAGGAACACATCACTTTTTTCCTTATCAGGTATCTGATTTAGACAAGTTGATTCAACGAAAAGCGATTCCTTACTTAGTCTATGATAAGCAACTGATCGTCGGTACACTATTATTTCAAAAGCAGGGACAGAATATCCGTCTTCTTGAAATCACGTGCTTACCAGAGCTGAGACGTCAAGGATACGGTAGCCGCATCCTCCATGCATTTCAAGAAAAGTTACGACGTGCAAACATCCAAACGTTTGAAGTCTTTTTTCTCTCAACACAACAAGATGTATTACGCCTGTATCATCCCTCGATGTTTTGCGATATCCAGTTAACCTCTCATTGGCATACGTTCAGTACGGATCAACCTCCGTTAATCATTTAG
- the nfsA gene encoding oxygen-insensitive NADPH nitroreductase produces MNETIQHLLNHRSIRKFKQHQLDEETIETLIKAAQAASTSSYQQAYAIIGVEDEGLKRQLADVASGQQYVAENSYFFVFCMDYHKHTLAAELAGGDVSRTIETTEALVVGAVDAGLAAQNLVVAAESLGYGTVYIGSLRNDARRVSELLQLPDHVVPLFGVAIGLPDQQPGKKPRLPMDAVFHRNTYTDDDTMRELLTGYEESTSSYYGERTGGQRTEGWVKQMAASMHEPKRTYLREFLKEKQIAKD; encoded by the coding sequence ATGAATGAAACCATTCAACATTTACTCAACCACCGGTCCATCCGGAAATTCAAACAACATCAATTAGACGAAGAGACGATTGAAACACTCATAAAAGCCGCACAGGCTGCCTCGACATCCTCTTATCAGCAAGCTTATGCAATCATCGGTGTCGAAGATGAAGGATTGAAACGACAATTAGCCGACGTTGCAAGTGGTCAACAATATGTGGCAGAAAACAGTTACTTCTTCGTCTTTTGTATGGATTACCACAAACATACGTTAGCGGCAGAACTAGCAGGAGGCGACGTGAGCCGGACGATCGAGACGACGGAAGCGCTTGTCGTAGGGGCTGTCGATGCGGGACTTGCCGCTCAAAATTTAGTCGTAGCTGCCGAGTCGCTCGGCTACGGAACGGTCTACATCGGTTCACTACGAAATGATGCTCGTCGTGTCAGCGAACTCTTACAACTTCCAGATCACGTCGTACCATTATTTGGAGTCGCGATCGGTCTTCCAGATCAACAACCGGGTAAAAAACCCCGCCTTCCGATGGATGCGGTCTTCCACCGAAATACGTATACTGATGACGATACGATGCGTGAGTTACTGACAGGATACGAAGAGTCAACGTCATCGTATTACGGAGAACGGACCGGTGGTCAACGGACAGAAGGGTGGGTCAAACAGATGGCTGCCTCGATGCACGAACCGAAACGGACGTATCTCCGCGAGTTCTTGAAAGAGAAACAGATCGCAAAAGATTGA